From the genome of Oncorhynchus tshawytscha isolate Ot180627B linkage group LG31, Otsh_v2.0, whole genome shotgun sequence, one region includes:
- the LOC112229251 gene encoding polypeptide N-acetylgalactosaminyltransferase 12, which translates to MARCMGRNRSELIVFLFGASIVGYYIFNRHNNPGDIGGTSLREVPIEQDIENELLKKPVYDKPPLDLNALGELGRAVKLNLVGEEKKKEEESIKKHQINTYVSDMISLHRSLPERWNPLCKDLKYDYRRLPSTSVVIAFYNEAWSTLLRTVHSVLETSPNSLLREVVLVDDYSDRAHLKEPLENYISSLKKVHLIRARKREGLVRARLLGASIATGDVLTFLDCHCECHEGWLEPLLHRIKEKPSAVVCPVIDVIDWNTFQYLGNSREPHIGGFDWRLVFTWHLVPEYEQKHRRSAIDVIRSPTMAGGLFAVSKNYFHYLGTYDTGMEVWGGENLEFSFRIWQCGGSLEIHPCSHVGHVFPKKAPYSRSKALANSVRAAEVWMDEYKELYYHRNPHARLEAFGDVTDRRKLRTQLGCKDFKWYLENIYPDIHVPEDRPGTFGMLKNRGMSSYCFDYNPPDDHNLVGHRIILYPCHGMGQNQFFEYSSKRSEIRYNTRDPAGCAVGDAVSTYLTVHLCKNPRQPVPQDQKFVLREDGTLYHMMTQKCVQAVDESDNDSRAPALRPCSDHANQKWFFEERGE; encoded by the exons ATGGCACGTTGCATGGGAAGGAATCGGTCAGAGTTGATCGTTTTCCTGTTCGGGGCTTCTATAGTGGGATATTATATTTTTAACAGGCATAATAATCCAGGTGACATAGGTGGAACAAGTCTAAGAGAAGTTCCCATTGAGCAAGATATTGAAAATGAATTGCTTAAAAAGCCTGTTTATGACAAACCGCCGTTGGATTTAAATGCCTTAGGAGAACTGGGCAGAGCTGTCAAATTGAACCTCgttggagaggagaagaaaaaagAAGAGGAAAGTATTAAGAAGCACCAGATTAATACCTATGTGAGTGATATGATATCTCTCCACCGCAGCCTACCTGAAAGATGGAATCCTCT tTGTAAGGACCTGAAGTATGACTACAGGAGGTTGCCATCTACCTCAGTGGTGATTGCCTTCTACAACGAGGCGTGGTCCACGCTGCTACGCACTGTCCACAGTGTCCTGGAGACATCACCTAACTCACTGCTACGAGAGGTGGTGCTGGTGGACGACTATAGTGACAGAG CTCATTTGAAGGAGCCGTTGGAAAACTACATCTCCAGCTTGAAGAAGGTGCATCTGATCCGGGCCAGGAAGAGGGAGGGCCTGGTACGGGCCAGGCTCCTGGGGGCCTCCATTGCCACGGGTGACGTGCTGACCTTCCTGGACTGCCACTGTGAATGTCACGAGGGCTGGCTGGAGCCCCTGCTCCACAG GATAAAGGAGAAGCCATCGGCTGTGGTCTGTCCCGTCATCGATGTCATTGACTGGAACACTTTTCAGTATCTAGGCAACTCTAGGGAACCCCATATCGGAGGATTTGATTGGCGGCTGGTCTTCACCTGGCACCTGGTGCCAGAGTACGAGCAGAAACACAGACGCTCTGCCATCGATGTCATCAG GTCTCCTACGATGGCTGGTGGGCTGTTTGCTGTCAGTAAGAACTATTTCCATTACCTGGGCACGTATGACACAGGCATGGAGGTGTGGGGAGGAGAGAACCTTGAGTTCTCAttcagg ATCTGGCAGTGTGGGGGCAGCCTGGAGATCCACCCCTGCTCCCACGTGGGCCACGTCTTCCCCAAGAAGGCCCCCTACTCGCGGAGCAAGGCCCTGGCCAACAGCGTGCGTGCTGCCGAGGTCTGGATGGATGAGTACAAGGAGTTGTACTACCACCGTAACCCCCACGCTCGCCTG GAGGCCTTTGGGGATGTGACAGACAGGAGGAAGCTCAGGACCCAGTTAGGATGTAAGGACTTCAAGTGGTACCTGGAGAACATCTATCCTGATATCCACGTTCCTGAGGACAGGCCTGGGACGTTTGGAATG CTGAAGAACAGAGGCATGTCCAGCTACTGCTTTGACTACAATCCTCCTGACGACCATAACCTGGTGGGCCACCGAATCATCCTCTACCCCTGTCATGGCATGGGACAAAACCAG TTCTTTGAGTACTCCAGTAAGAGAAGTGAGATCCGCTATAACACCAGGGATCCAGCAGGGTGTGCTGTGGGGGACGCCGTCTCCACCTACCTGACTGTGCACCTGTGCAAGAATCCCCGGCAGCCTGTGCCACAGGACCAGAAGTTTGTCctcagagag GACGGCACCCTTTACCACATGATGACCCAGAAGTGTGTCCAGGCCGTGGACGAGTCGGACAACGACAGCCGTGCCCCCGCCCTGCGGCCCTGCTCGGACCACGCCAACCAGAAGTGGTTCTTTGAGGAGAGGGGGGAATAG